Proteins encoded in a region of the Streptomyces sp. NBC_00258 genome:
- a CDS encoding ABC transporter substrate-binding protein, which yields MPSLPSRRRVLAVGAGAALGAGAFGASAVPASASPAASRRSTGREETRTLDELYRAALAEGGKLVVYAGGDTPTQQDGTKAAFKDRFPDLDLTLIVDYSKYHDVRVDNQFATGTLVPDVVQFQTLQDFDRWKQLGRLLRYKPAGFSKVYDKFKDPQGAWVATGAIAFSFMYDTAAVGSSARLTPRDLVDPKWKGRIASSYPHDDDAVLYLYSLYAQKYGWDWVAKFAAQDVQFARGSNSPGDAVFGGQKTIGVGTAGSATGSSPVTFVIDARHPFMAWGQRAAILEQAKNSTAAKLFLNWQLSTEHQQQSFNGWSVRTDVTPPAGLKQIWEYPNANVDGFPRFMADRAEVERWKQTFALYFGEVKGDPTPGWLGLHPGA from the coding sequence ATGCCCAGTTTGCCCAGCAGACGACGTGTCCTTGCCGTCGGTGCCGGTGCCGCCCTCGGTGCCGGTGCGTTCGGTGCCTCAGCGGTTCCGGCGTCGGCCTCTCCCGCCGCGTCACGGCGCTCGACCGGGCGCGAGGAGACCAGGACACTCGACGAGCTCTATCGGGCCGCCCTCGCCGAAGGCGGGAAGCTCGTCGTCTACGCCGGTGGCGACACCCCGACCCAGCAGGACGGCACCAAGGCCGCCTTCAAGGACCGCTTCCCGGACCTCGACCTGACGCTGATCGTGGACTACAGCAAGTACCACGACGTGCGTGTCGACAACCAGTTCGCGACCGGCACCCTCGTACCCGACGTCGTGCAGTTCCAGACTCTTCAGGACTTCGACCGCTGGAAGCAGCTGGGCCGCCTGCTGCGCTACAAGCCCGCCGGCTTCTCGAAGGTCTACGACAAGTTCAAGGATCCGCAGGGCGCGTGGGTCGCCACGGGAGCGATCGCCTTCAGCTTCATGTACGACACGGCTGCGGTCGGTTCGAGTGCGCGGCTCACCCCGCGGGACCTGGTCGACCCGAAGTGGAAGGGCAGGATCGCCTCGTCGTACCCGCACGACGACGACGCGGTCCTCTACCTGTACTCGCTGTACGCCCAGAAGTACGGCTGGGACTGGGTGGCCAAGTTCGCGGCTCAGGACGTGCAGTTCGCGCGGGGCAGCAACTCCCCGGGGGACGCCGTCTTCGGCGGGCAGAAGACGATCGGCGTCGGCACCGCGGGCTCGGCTACCGGCTCGTCTCCTGTGACGTTCGTGATCGACGCGCGGCACCCGTTCATGGCCTGGGGCCAGCGCGCCGCGATCCTCGAGCAGGCCAAGAACTCCACGGCCGCCAAGCTCTTCCTCAACTGGCAGCTGTCCACCGAACACCAGCAGCAGTCCTTCAACGGCTGGTCGGTACGCACCGACGTCACTCCCCCGGCGGGCCTGAAGCAGATCTGGGAGTACCCCAACGCCAACGTGGACGGCTTCCCCCGTTTCATGGCCGACCGCGCCGAGGTGGAACGCTGGAAGCAGACGTTCGCCCTGTACTTCGGCGAGGTCAAGGGCGACCCCACGCCCGGCTGGCTCGGACTGCACCCGGGAGCGTAG
- a CDS encoding sensor histidine kinase, with the protein MSDPGLALASAPGIRSRFGPRQIPHFVFFLIVGAALVRLARLNLSLCWDIVAVSGLLAVTYAAGLALWSRLGPLVRHAWVAALLLQWAVLVLLTPPPLTGAYVWCAIPLACVALGALGHRAAMAALTAITLLLVGQLTRTAGGFDPEMVLIPVAAVWSTVALYRAQQRNVTERQRLVEELRGTRDVLADERHRTGVLEERARLARDLHDTLAQELSGSLMLLQAAERDWEERPDVARTRVRAVTDGLDAGLTETRRIIQDLTPSTVAEAGLEGSLRLLCDQAQQAEAAVRVQFRSVGTHRPELDEQAATTLFRVAQGMMANVREHAHATSLLVTLHHRADRVELDMSDDGVGFDPARVGGAVRSGRGFGLPAARARLRTNGGDLDIDSVPGRGTRIRATVPARAWPGLPVPVASAAVR; encoded by the coding sequence GTGTCCGATCCCGGTCTCGCCCTCGCCTCGGCACCGGGCATTCGCAGCCGGTTCGGCCCGAGGCAGATACCGCACTTCGTGTTCTTCCTCATCGTCGGTGCCGCGCTGGTCCGCCTCGCCCGTCTGAACTTGTCGCTGTGCTGGGACATCGTGGCTGTCAGCGGGCTGCTCGCCGTGACATACGCGGCTGGACTGGCGCTGTGGAGCAGGCTGGGCCCGCTGGTCCGGCACGCCTGGGTCGCTGCTCTCCTCCTTCAATGGGCGGTCCTCGTCCTCCTGACCCCGCCGCCGCTGACCGGTGCCTACGTCTGGTGCGCCATACCGCTGGCATGCGTGGCCCTGGGTGCGCTCGGCCACCGTGCCGCGATGGCGGCGCTGACCGCCATCACCCTCCTGCTGGTCGGTCAACTCACCCGGACGGCGGGCGGATTCGACCCCGAGATGGTGCTGATCCCGGTTGCGGCCGTCTGGAGCACCGTGGCCCTGTACCGGGCACAGCAGCGGAACGTCACGGAGCGCCAGCGCCTGGTCGAGGAACTGCGCGGCACGCGTGACGTTCTGGCGGACGAGCGGCATCGGACCGGTGTGCTCGAGGAACGCGCGCGCCTCGCCCGTGACCTGCACGACACCCTCGCCCAGGAACTGTCCGGCAGCCTGATGCTGCTGCAGGCGGCCGAGCGGGACTGGGAGGAGCGGCCCGACGTGGCGCGTACTCGGGTACGCGCGGTCACCGACGGCCTGGACGCGGGGCTCACCGAGACCCGGCGCATCATCCAGGACCTCACCCCGTCCACTGTGGCCGAGGCCGGGCTGGAAGGTTCCCTGCGGCTGCTGTGCGACCAGGCGCAGCAGGCCGAAGCCGCGGTGCGCGTGCAGTTCCGCTCGGTCGGAACCCATCGCCCCGAGTTGGACGAACAGGCCGCCACCACCCTGTTCCGCGTGGCGCAGGGCATGATGGCGAACGTCCGCGAACACGCACACGCCACGAGCCTGCTGGTGACACTTCACCATCGGGCAGACCGCGTCGAACTGGACATGAGCGACGACGGGGTGGGCTTCGACCCGGCCCGCGTCGGTGGGGCGGTCCGGTCAGGCCGGGGGTTCGGTCTCCCCGCCGCCCGGGCGCGGCTTCGCACGAACGGCGGTGATCTGGACATCGACAGCGTGCCGGGCCGTGGCACGCGGATTCGGGCCACCGTCCCCGCCCGCGCTTGGCCCGGTCTGCCGGTGCCCGTCGCCTCGGCGGCGGTCCGATGA
- a CDS encoding response regulator transcription factor — protein sequence MTAPPLRLLIADDHAVVRAGLRALLEGAVDLDVIAEASSGEEAVRLGAELTPDVVLMDLRFAGTNRGIDGVEAVRRLASEAPGTPVVMLTSYSGRAEVVRALEAGARGYVLKAGPPEDLFRAVRSAAVGGMGLAPEVVGDLVGQVVSPVPELTQREREVVRLMADGHSNRSIADSLYLSEATVKTHLVRIYRKLGVDNRAAAVSEAVRRGLLEFT from the coding sequence ATGACGGCACCACCGCTGCGCTTGCTGATCGCCGACGACCACGCCGTCGTACGGGCGGGTCTGCGGGCCCTGCTGGAAGGTGCGGTGGACCTCGACGTGATCGCGGAGGCGAGCAGCGGCGAAGAGGCTGTCCGCCTCGGCGCCGAGCTGACGCCCGACGTCGTACTGATGGACTTGCGGTTCGCGGGCACGAACCGCGGCATCGACGGCGTCGAGGCGGTCCGCCGACTGGCCTCCGAGGCTCCGGGCACACCCGTGGTGATGCTGACCAGCTACTCCGGACGCGCCGAGGTCGTGCGCGCCCTGGAAGCCGGCGCCCGCGGTTACGTACTCAAGGCCGGGCCGCCGGAGGACCTCTTCCGCGCCGTGCGGAGCGCCGCCGTGGGGGGCATGGGCCTCGCACCGGAGGTGGTCGGAGACCTCGTCGGTCAAGTCGTCAGCCCTGTACCGGAGTTGACGCAACGCGAGAGGGAGGTCGTTCGGTTGATGGCCGACGGCCACAGCAACCGCTCCATCGCGGACTCCCTGTACCTCAGCGAGGCGACCGTCAAGACCCACCTGGTACGCATCTACCGGAAGCTCGGAGTCGACAACAGGGCGGCCGCGGTCTCCGAGGCGGTCCGCCGGGGTCTGCTGGAGTTCACCTGA
- a CDS encoding MarR family winged helix-turn-helix transcriptional regulator gives MSEQAGIKTAKEAADHELILVFGRLQGAANRLEYILGRALEEECGISHLMFEVLLILGRAGSPGLSMRAVAQEQVLTTGGATRLVDRMEAAGLVARAESPGDRRGKLVRLTPLGEETTVRASQVHVENIKRYLVEPLPSKDRERFAENLRILSHSARDMLPRLP, from the coding sequence GTGAGCGAGCAGGCGGGGATCAAGACGGCCAAGGAGGCCGCGGACCACGAGTTGATCCTCGTGTTCGGGCGACTGCAGGGCGCGGCCAACCGGCTTGAGTACATCCTGGGGCGGGCACTCGAGGAGGAGTGCGGGATCAGCCATCTGATGTTCGAGGTGCTGCTGATCCTCGGGAGGGCGGGCTCGCCGGGGCTCTCGATGCGGGCCGTCGCCCAGGAACAGGTGCTGACCACGGGTGGCGCCACTCGGCTGGTGGACCGCATGGAGGCGGCGGGGCTCGTGGCGCGTGCGGAATCCCCCGGCGACCGGCGCGGGAAGCTGGTGCGGCTCACTCCGCTGGGCGAGGAGACGACGGTCCGCGCTTCTCAGGTCCACGTGGAGAACATCAAGCGGTACCTCGTGGAGCCGCTCCCCTCGAAGGACCGCGAACGGTTCGCGGAGAACCTTCGCATCCTCAGCCACTCGGCTCGGGACATGCTGCCCCGCCTTCCCTGA
- a CDS encoding DsbA family protein — MKLVYVFDAYCGWSHGFSGTLLEVVSRHPDLPVDAVSGGLFTGSRRVPIREFGYVQGANAKINELTGAEFGEGYERLIADGSFVMDSEAAARGVAALRQAAPGRAVELAVDLQRVFYVEGLSLSEPAAYRRVSEAAGLDTDVVLAALEAPETQANAKADFRRSAELGVTGFPTLLAVDGNSVTTLAQGHATADEIEQRLAALSAARTH; from the coding sequence ATGAAGCTGGTCTACGTTTTCGACGCCTACTGCGGCTGGTCCCACGGCTTCTCCGGGACGCTGCTCGAAGTCGTCTCCCGTCACCCCGACCTTCCGGTGGACGCGGTCTCCGGCGGCCTGTTCACCGGATCACGCCGGGTACCGATTCGTGAGTTCGGCTACGTCCAGGGGGCGAACGCCAAGATCAATGAGCTGACCGGCGCCGAGTTCGGTGAAGGCTACGAGCGGCTCATCGCCGACGGCTCGTTCGTCATGGACTCCGAAGCCGCCGCCCGGGGCGTGGCCGCCCTGCGCCAGGCCGCACCCGGCCGAGCCGTGGAACTGGCCGTCGACCTGCAGCGGGTCTTCTACGTCGAGGGCCTGAGCCTGTCCGAGCCGGCCGCCTACCGGCGGGTGTCCGAGGCGGCCGGGCTGGACACCGACGTCGTACTCGCCGCCCTCGAAGCACCCGAGACACAGGCCAACGCCAAGGCCGACTTCCGCCGCAGCGCCGAGTTGGGCGTGACAGGCTTCCCCACCCTGCTGGCAGTCGACGGCAACTCCGTCACCACCCTGGCCCAGGGCCACGCCACCGCCGACGAGATCGAACAGCGGCTGGCAGCCCTGAGCGCCGCCCGCACCCACTGA
- a CDS encoding MBL fold metallo-hydrolase — MSTLSFKVLDLDFPAGTKNKTSTLVTGENEALLVDAGFTRADGHRLAAEVLDSGKKLTTVFISHGDPDFYFGAEVLADAFPDARFVATPIVIEHIQHSYEGKLKAWEALGPNLPTRLVDLTPLSGDLTLEGNRFELRGGPADLSDRHYLWQAEHRALLGGVLLFQQEHVWVADTPTPQDRAVWVELLDEMAALDPQLVVPGHRLPDAPADASAITATRDYLLAFEEELGKAADGAALTDALVKRYPDNGMLIAAQIGAKVAKGEMKWG, encoded by the coding sequence ATGAGCACCCTCTCCTTCAAGGTCCTCGACCTCGACTTCCCCGCCGGCACCAAGAACAAGACCTCCACCCTCGTCACCGGCGAGAACGAGGCGCTGCTGGTCGACGCCGGCTTTACCCGCGCCGACGGTCACCGGCTGGCCGCCGAGGTCCTCGACTCGGGCAAGAAACTGACCACCGTCTTCATCAGCCACGGCGACCCCGACTTCTACTTCGGCGCCGAAGTACTCGCCGACGCCTTCCCCGACGCCCGGTTCGTCGCCACCCCGATCGTGATCGAACACATCCAGCACTCCTACGAGGGCAAGCTCAAGGCGTGGGAGGCACTCGGCCCCAACCTCCCCACCCGTCTCGTGGACCTCACCCCGCTGAGCGGCGACCTCACCCTGGAAGGTAACCGCTTCGAGCTCAGGGGCGGCCCGGCCGACCTGTCCGACCGCCACTACCTGTGGCAGGCCGAGCACCGCGCCCTGCTCGGTGGCGTCCTGCTCTTCCAGCAGGAACACGTCTGGGTCGCCGACACCCCCACCCCCCAGGACCGCGCGGTCTGGGTCGAGCTCCTGGACGAGATGGCCGCCCTCGACCCGCAGTTGGTCGTGCCGGGCCACCGCCTGCCCGACGCCCCCGCCGACGCGTCCGCCATCACCGCCACCCGCGACTACCTCCTCGCATTCGAGGAGGAACTCGGCAAGGCCGCCGACGGCGCCGCGCTGACCGACGCCCTCGTGAAGCGCTACCCCGACAACGGCATGCTGATCGCCGCCCAGATCGGGGCGAAGGTCGCCAAGGGCGAGATGAAGTGGGGCTGA
- a CDS encoding nuclear transport factor 2 family protein codes for MASPNTDLTNSAAPADVVRRQYLASAAGDLTALRATLAPDVEWTEMAGFPLAGTYRTPDGVTANVMERLGKEWDDWIAHDDTYVVDGENVVVLARYTATNKATGKDIAVRVAHHFVVRGGLIVRFEQFVDTALVRDAMPS; via the coding sequence ATGGCGTCACCGAACACCGACCTCACCAACTCCGCCGCCCCCGCCGACGTGGTGCGTCGCCAGTACCTCGCCTCGGCCGCAGGAGACCTGACAGCCCTGCGCGCCACCCTCGCCCCTGACGTGGAGTGGACCGAGATGGCCGGCTTCCCACTGGCCGGCACCTACCGCACCCCCGACGGCGTCACCGCGAACGTGATGGAGCGCCTCGGCAAGGAGTGGGACGACTGGATCGCCCACGACGACACGTACGTCGTCGACGGCGAGAACGTCGTCGTCCTGGCCCGCTACACCGCCACCAACAAGGCCACCGGCAAGGACATCGCCGTGCGCGTCGCCCACCACTTCGTCGTACGCGGCGGACTGATCGTCCGCTTCGAACAGTTCGTCGACACGGCACTGGTGCGCGACGCCATGCCGAGCTGA
- a CDS encoding SgcJ/EcaC family oxidoreductase: METTVMDQQTREAETEAIKQVIATIQHSQQNELPDEFVGLFRADAIWTTGHGKRLTGRDEISAFTHKVLPGAMKDSTATYEVVHVLFIRPDVAAVKAQAQYWTLEGQPIGNAGTPLYVMAKEDGQWRLVACQNTEVFAE, from the coding sequence ATGGAGACGACAGTTATGGACCAGCAGACGCGGGAAGCCGAGACGGAAGCGATCAAGCAGGTGATCGCCACGATTCAGCACTCCCAGCAGAACGAGTTGCCCGACGAGTTCGTCGGCCTGTTCCGGGCCGACGCGATCTGGACGACGGGCCACGGCAAGCGCCTCACCGGTCGCGATGAGATCTCGGCCTTCACCCACAAGGTGCTGCCGGGTGCCATGAAGGACTCGACGGCCACGTACGAGGTGGTGCACGTGCTGTTCATCCGCCCCGACGTCGCCGCGGTCAAGGCGCAGGCGCAGTACTGGACGCTCGAAGGTCAGCCGATCGGGAACGCGGGCACCCCCCTCTACGTGATGGCCAAGGAGGACGGGCAATGGCGCCTGGTCGCCTGCCAGAACACGGAAGTGTTCGCCGAGTGA
- a CDS encoding MFS transporter, which yields MAVDSLGTGLYLPLSMLYFLRVTDLDLAAIGVLVSVSTALTLPVPLAVGRLVDRFGPRLVVAGGQAVQGLGFLLYLTVSGAGSLVTAVLVTSVGLRVYWSSVFTLIADQADAEGAGAKDHWFARTGMMRETGAGGGALLAGAVLAAGSARVYNGLILASALAFLAAALVVVLAVPSTPHAPPPAEGSFGYRALLRDRPYLALIGTCTIFALCSSFLALSLPVYVVQGLSGPDWAPGPLLALNTLLLATCTAAVTRFVRRRCTRVRAMAWAGGLWTLWCGASAAAVLLPSRALVPFLVAVVVCYTVAEMTYGPASNALAAEAAPPGSRGTYLAAFQYSFVGADILAPALFGLLFSHGRQLPWLAVGLLAALGAVLMLRLEHRLPQEHRTPQHRTDTRNEAPESAA from the coding sequence GTGGCGGTCGACTCTTTGGGCACGGGCCTGTATCTCCCGTTGTCGATGCTGTACTTCCTGAGAGTCACTGATCTGGACCTGGCTGCTATCGGTGTGCTCGTGAGTGTGAGTACCGCCCTGACCCTGCCGGTGCCGTTGGCCGTCGGGCGGCTGGTCGACCGGTTCGGGCCGCGTCTGGTGGTCGCCGGCGGTCAGGCCGTGCAGGGGCTTGGTTTCCTGCTCTACCTGACGGTCTCCGGGGCGGGTTCACTGGTGACCGCGGTCCTGGTGACATCGGTCGGGCTACGGGTCTACTGGTCCTCGGTTTTCACGCTCATCGCGGACCAGGCGGACGCCGAGGGTGCGGGCGCCAAGGATCACTGGTTCGCCCGGACCGGAATGATGCGGGAGACGGGCGCCGGCGGTGGGGCACTGCTCGCGGGCGCGGTGCTCGCCGCCGGCTCCGCGCGCGTGTACAACGGGCTGATCCTCGCCAGCGCACTGGCGTTCCTGGCCGCCGCGCTGGTGGTTGTCCTCGCGGTGCCCTCCACCCCGCACGCCCCGCCACCGGCCGAGGGCAGTTTCGGCTACCGGGCACTGCTGCGGGACCGGCCCTACCTCGCGCTGATCGGGACATGCACGATCTTCGCCCTGTGCAGCTCGTTTCTGGCCCTGTCGCTGCCCGTCTACGTCGTCCAGGGCCTGTCCGGACCCGACTGGGCGCCCGGCCCTCTTCTGGCCCTGAACACATTGCTGCTGGCCACCTGCACGGCCGCCGTGACCCGCTTCGTACGGCGCCGCTGCACGCGTGTCCGCGCCATGGCATGGGCCGGCGGTCTGTGGACGCTGTGGTGCGGGGCGTCCGCGGCCGCCGTACTGCTGCCGTCCCGAGCGCTGGTGCCGTTCCTGGTGGCCGTGGTGGTGTGCTACACCGTCGCGGAGATGACCTACGGGCCCGCGTCGAACGCGCTCGCCGCGGAGGCGGCGCCACCCGGGTCGCGGGGCACCTACCTGGCAGCATTCCAGTACTCGTTCGTGGGCGCGGACATCCTCGCGCCTGCCCTGTTCGGTCTTCTCTTCAGCCATGGCCGCCAGTTGCCGTGGCTAGCCGTTGGTCTCCTCGCCGCACTGGGCGCAGTACTGATGCTCCGTTTGGAGCACCGACTGCCACAAGAACACCGAACACCCCAGCACAGAACCGACACCCGGAACGAGGCCCCGGAGAGCGCAGCTTGA
- a CDS encoding serine hydrolase domain-containing protein: protein MSNLQLSRRLLVVLTVVGSIVAAYSALADSRPQGSRLHAKTQSALNEIVQQGTPGVIAQVRDGHGVWNGRSGVGDLSVRHQRSTHEKFRIASVTKTFTATVLLKLEAKGRLSLDDSIEKWLPGVVRGANYRPEAITVRHLLSHTSGIFDYNMDEGFRAKYAGDEFDKNRYTRWAPADLLDIALAHPANFQPEQGSRPGRPGKWDYSDTNYILAGMIIEKVTGGTYKTAVERLIIKPLALRGTSVPSASPRLPSPHATHYSTLFQDGPNAQVRDVTEFSPTVAFSAGQMISTVGDVNTFLSKLVGGELLPAVQQRELLDAVPVGGDKGHGGPQDVYGLGIRHFKLEADCWAWGHGGMIPGSATRTMASADGRRVLTMNRNGDWGEQKLEDATVRAEFCQG from the coding sequence ATGAGTAACCTCCAGTTATCCCGCCGTCTGCTGGTCGTCCTCACCGTGGTGGGTTCGATCGTCGCCGCCTACTCTGCTCTCGCGGATTCCCGCCCCCAGGGATCGCGATTACACGCCAAGACCCAGAGCGCCTTGAACGAGATCGTGCAGCAGGGCACCCCCGGGGTCATCGCCCAAGTGCGCGACGGCCACGGAGTGTGGAACGGCCGTTCCGGTGTCGGTGACCTCTCCGTCCGGCACCAACGCAGCACCCACGAGAAGTTCCGCATCGCGAGCGTGACCAAGACCTTCACCGCGACGGTGCTTCTCAAGCTCGAAGCCAAGGGAAGGCTGTCGCTGGACGACAGCATCGAGAAATGGCTGCCCGGGGTGGTGCGCGGCGCGAACTACAGGCCCGAGGCCATCACGGTGCGGCACCTGCTCAGCCATACGAGCGGGATCTTCGACTACAACATGGACGAGGGATTCCGCGCCAAGTACGCCGGCGACGAGTTCGACAAGAACCGCTACACCAGGTGGGCCCCCGCGGACCTGCTGGACATCGCGCTCGCCCATCCGGCGAACTTCCAGCCCGAGCAGGGCAGTAGGCCCGGCAGGCCCGGCAAATGGGACTACTCCGACACCAACTACATTCTCGCGGGAATGATCATCGAGAAAGTCACCGGCGGCACCTACAAAACGGCGGTCGAGCGACTCATCATCAAGCCGCTCGCCCTACGCGGCACCAGTGTGCCCAGTGCCTCGCCCAGGCTTCCCTCGCCGCATGCGACGCACTACTCCACGCTCTTCCAGGACGGGCCGAACGCACAGGTGCGCGACGTCACCGAGTTCAGCCCCACGGTGGCCTTCTCTGCCGGACAGATGATCTCGACCGTGGGCGACGTGAACACCTTCCTGTCGAAGCTGGTCGGTGGCGAGCTGCTGCCCGCCGTCCAGCAGCGGGAGTTGCTCGACGCGGTGCCGGTGGGCGGGGACAAGGGACACGGTGGTCCGCAGGACGTCTATGGCCTGGGCATCCGGCACTTCAAGCTCGAGGCGGACTGCTGGGCCTGGGGCCATGGCGGCATGATCCCAGGATCCGCGACCCGGACGATGGCCTCTGCGGACGGCCGGCGCGTCCTCACCATGAACCGCAACGGCGACTGGGGTGAGCAGAAGCTGGAGGACGCGACGGTTCGGGCCGAGTTCTGTCAGGGTTGA